In the genome of Syntrophobacterales bacterium, one region contains:
- a CDS encoding CTP synthase produces MRQKFIFITGGVVSSLGKGIASASIGALLEAKGLTVTLIKLDPYINVDPGTMNPFQHGEVFVTDDGTETDLDLGHYERFTNSVSSKRNNFTTGQVYETVIVKERKGEYLGGTVQVIPHITDEIKRRILDVDEGIDVALVEIGGTVGDIESLPFLEAIRQLRNDLGKENSLFVHLTLVPFIKTADEMKTKPTQHSVKELRAIGIQPDILLCRTEKFLSQGLKDKISLFCNVDTDAVITAKDVDVVYEVPLVYNQQGLDEKITNMLNIWAKKPDLSQWVNIVETIKNPKKQVDIAVVGKYVKLIDSYKSLNEALVHGGIANSCKVNVHYIDSEELEHGPTTHFDDVDGILVPGGFGDRGIEGKINAIHYARVNKIPYFGLCLGMQLAVIEIGRNLAGMKHAHSTEFDEETTCPLIYLIEEWVDRKNKTQKRDKFSDMGGTMRLGAYPCELKPGSLAFKAYNQNLIHERHRHRYEFNMTYLEELEKCGMNVTGLSPDRVFVEIIEFKGHPWFLACQFHPEFKSKPLSPHPLFRDFIKASLKRRQDKQKWKKKSE; encoded by the coding sequence ATGAGACAGAAATTCATATTCATCACGGGCGGTGTTGTTTCTTCCCTTGGCAAAGGGATCGCGTCGGCATCCATCGGAGCGCTTCTGGAAGCGAAAGGGCTCACAGTAACCCTTATCAAACTTGATCCATACATCAATGTCGATCCAGGGACAATGAATCCTTTTCAGCACGGAGAGGTCTTCGTCACGGACGACGGGACGGAAACAGACCTTGATCTGGGTCATTACGAGAGGTTCACCAATTCCGTCTCCTCAAAAAGGAACAATTTCACCACAGGGCAGGTCTACGAAACGGTAATCGTAAAGGAAAGAAAGGGCGAATACCTTGGCGGGACAGTCCAGGTTATTCCCCATATTACGGACGAGATAAAGAGAAGGATCCTGGATGTTGACGAGGGAATAGATGTGGCCCTTGTGGAGATCGGTGGCACGGTGGGAGATATTGAGAGCCTCCCATTTCTCGAGGCGATAAGGCAGCTACGGAACGATCTGGGAAAAGAGAACTCCCTGTTCGTTCATCTCACCCTGGTCCCTTTTATTAAAACAGCGGACGAGATGAAGACAAAACCGACCCAACACAGCGTGAAAGAACTGAGAGCGATAGGTATCCAACCAGACATCCTCCTTTGCAGGACAGAGAAGTTCCTCTCCCAGGGCCTTAAGGACAAAATATCCCTTTTCTGCAATGTGGATACTGACGCGGTCATCACCGCCAAAGACGTTGATGTCGTATACGAAGTGCCACTGGTATACAACCAGCAGGGCTTGGACGAGAAGATCACGAATATGCTTAATATCTGGGCTAAGAAACCTGATCTGTCCCAGTGGGTAAACATAGTCGAGACCATAAAGAATCCCAAGAAGCAGGTTGATATCGCCGTTGTGGGCAAATATGTGAAGCTTATCGATTCATACAAAAGCCTCAATGAAGCCCTGGTCCATGGGGGTATTGCGAATAGCTGCAAGGTAAATGTCCATTATATTGATTCCGAGGAGCTTGAGCACGGACCGACAACACATTTTGACGATGTGGACGGCATATTGGTTCCAGGAGGATTCGGCGACAGAGGGATAGAGGGCAAGATCAATGCAATCCATTACGCTCGGGTAAACAAGATCCCTTATTTCGGCCTCTGTCTCGGAATGCAACTTGCCGTGATTGAGATCGGAAGAAACCTTGCTGGCATGAAGCACGCCCACAGTACGGAGTTTGACGAGGAAACCACATGCCCGCTCATATACCTCATTGAGGAGTGGGTCGACCGGAAAAACAAAACCCAGAAAAGGGACAAGTTCTCGGATATGGGGGGCACCATGAGACTAGGGGCTTACCCATGCGAGCTGAAACCGGGAAGTCTCGCTTTCAAGGCTTACAACCAGAATTTGATTCACGAGCGACACAGGCACCGGTACGAGTTCAATATGACCTACCTTGAGGAATTGGAAAAGTGTGGCATGAACGTGACAGGTCTGTCGCCTGACAGGGTATTCGTAGAGATCATTGAATTTAAAGGCCATCCATGGTTTTTAGCGTGTCAATTCCACCCTGAATTCAAGTCAAAACCCTTGAGCCCCCATCCTCTTTTCAGGGATTTTATCAAAGCCTCCCTGAAAAGGAGACAAGACAAACAGAAATGGAAAAAGAAGTCAGAATAG
- the kdsA gene encoding 3-deoxy-8-phosphooctulonate synthase, whose amino-acid sequence MEKEVRIGDIRVGSRPFIFIGGPCVIEGRDITLRHAEKLAKLTQNLHLPFIFKSSYDKANRTSVQSFRGPGLEEGLTILREVKEQVGIPVLTDVHSVEEVSAASEVVDVLQVPALLSRQTDLIVACGKTGKPVNIKKGQFISPSDMKYTIGKVESTGNTRILLTERGTSFGYNTLVNDFRAIPIMKGLGYPVIFDATHSVQKPQAMDGCSGGERQFIFPLAKAAVAVGVDGIFMEVHEDPSIARCDGENSIALTDLPHILRTLKNIEEAL is encoded by the coding sequence ATGGAAAAAGAAGTCAGAATAGGAGACATACGTGTCGGGTCAAGACCCTTCATATTTATTGGTGGTCCCTGCGTAATTGAGGGGAGAGATATCACCTTGCGCCACGCAGAGAAACTCGCAAAACTCACCCAAAATCTCCATCTGCCTTTTATTTTTAAATCGTCATATGATAAGGCGAACAGAACCTCGGTTCAGAGCTTCAGAGGGCCTGGCCTTGAAGAAGGGCTTACGATCCTTAGAGAGGTGAAAGAGCAAGTAGGCATTCCGGTCCTCACGGATGTCCACTCGGTAGAAGAGGTCAGCGCTGCGAGCGAAGTGGTGGATGTGCTTCAAGTGCCGGCTCTCCTTTCAAGACAGACGGACCTTATCGTCGCATGCGGCAAGACCGGTAAACCTGTCAACATAAAGAAGGGGCAATTCATTTCTCCTTCGGACATGAAGTATACGATAGGAAAGGTGGAATCCACTGGAAATACACGTATTCTCCTTACAGAGAGAGGCACATCTTTCGGATATAACACGCTTGTGAATGATTTCAGGGCCATTCCCATCATGAAAGGACTTGGTTATCCGGTAATTTTCGATGCGACCCACAGCGTCCAGAAACCACAGGCAATGGACGGTTGCTCGGGCGGAGAAAGACAGTTTATATTTCCCTTGGCGAAGGCAGCCGTTGCGGTCGGGGTTGACGGCATATTCATGGAGGTCCACGAGGACCCATCAATTGCCCGTTGTGATGGAGAAAATTCCATTGCCCTCACGGATCTTCCCCATATTCTAAGAACACTTAAGAACATTGAGGAGGCATTATGA
- the lptB gene encoding LPS export ABC transporter ATP-binding protein — translation MNGVATLSAEGLFKTYGSRKVVDGIDLQINTGETVGLFGPNGAGKTTTFYMVIGFIKPNGGKILLDGEDITSLPMFMRARKGITYLPQEPSIFKKMTVADNLKAILEFQEEDRELMDHKVQDFLETFKLDHLARNNADSLSGGERRRLEIARALMTNPHFVLLDEPFSGIDPISVSDLKKLINGLRSKKIGILLSDHNVRDSLPICDRAYVVNNGKVLLEGTPERVAKDKIVREIYLGEEFNINVGA, via the coding sequence ATGAACGGGGTCGCGACGCTTTCAGCAGAAGGTCTGTTCAAAACTTATGGTTCAAGGAAAGTAGTGGACGGCATTGATTTACAGATAAATACAGGGGAGACAGTGGGTCTTTTCGGGCCGAACGGCGCGGGGAAAACAACAACTTTCTACATGGTGATAGGCTTCATAAAACCAAATGGCGGAAAGATTCTCCTAGACGGCGAAGATATCACCTCCCTGCCCATGTTTATGAGGGCCAGGAAAGGAATTACCTACTTGCCCCAGGAGCCTTCGATATTCAAAAAAATGACCGTCGCGGACAATCTCAAGGCCATACTTGAGTTCCAAGAAGAAGATCGCGAGTTGATGGACCATAAAGTGCAGGACTTTCTCGAAACATTCAAACTGGACCATCTGGCCAGGAATAATGCCGACTCATTGTCCGGCGGAGAAAGAAGGAGGTTGGAGATAGCACGGGCTCTCATGACCAACCCACATTTCGTGCTACTCGACGAGCCCTTCTCGGGAATCGACCCCATCTCGGTTTCAGACCTGAAGAAATTAATCAACGGCCTGCGCAGCAAGAAGATCGGCATATTACTGTCAGATCATAATGTAAGAGATTCTTTACCGATATGTGACAGAGCCTACGTGGTGAATAATGGAAAGGTGCTTCTCGAAGGAACCCCGGAGAGAGTAGCAAAAGACAAAATAGTAAGGGAAATCTATTTAGGAGAGGAATTCAACATTAATGTTGGGGCTTAG
- the lptC gene encoding LPS export ABC transporter periplasmic protein LptC, with product MPDVPRRKPTAMGTYHGNCSNVMKNRDLTVYIACSVILAGLALALYFFFNKPHRVAPPKVEEAAKAIVFKDVHYSGESKGTVDWEIKAKIARKYIDKPVVEMEVIEGQYKPKPDTTVFFNGSKGRMDTDQENGAMEDVVILYKNEYKLVTKYMDFDFKRGFTRTEAPVAIEGTKLDLKGIGLYADTNAQTIRIHKNVAGFIESAKGRYNFSSDRFFYSVKDSVYILENEVTMKGKDMDLVCDKLHLINKNDEVEKVDAVGNVRLASKGAIAKSDKAVYHFKDEKVVMTGAPQVTKDKIDMGGESIIYNVNAEKFSVNKPKMRIDRR from the coding sequence ATGCCAGACGTACCTCGCCGTAAGCCGACAGCAATGGGTACGTATCACGGAAATTGCTCGAATGTTATGAAGAACAGAGACCTGACAGTATATATTGCCTGCTCGGTTATCCTCGCCGGATTGGCGCTTGCCCTTTACTTCTTCTTCAACAAACCTCACAGGGTGGCTCCACCCAAGGTAGAGGAGGCGGCAAAGGCCATAGTCTTCAAGGATGTCCATTATTCAGGAGAAAGCAAGGGGACTGTAGATTGGGAGATCAAGGCGAAAATCGCCCGAAAATATATCGACAAACCCGTGGTCGAAATGGAGGTCATAGAAGGGCAATATAAACCCAAGCCTGATACAACCGTATTCTTCAACGGCTCAAAAGGGAGAATGGATACAGATCAGGAAAACGGGGCTATGGAAGATGTGGTTATCCTTTATAAAAATGAGTATAAGCTCGTAACGAAGTATATGGATTTTGACTTTAAGAGAGGTTTTACCCGTACAGAAGCCCCAGTGGCCATAGAAGGGACAAAACTGGATCTGAAAGGGATAGGATTGTATGCGGACACGAACGCTCAGACAATAAGAATCCATAAGAATGTGGCCGGCTTTATTGAGAGCGCCAAAGGACGTTACAACTTCAGTTCCGACAGGTTCTTCTATTCCGTGAAGGATAGCGTCTATATCCTGGAAAACGAGGTTACCATGAAAGGCAAGGACATGGATCTTGTATGTGATAAACTCCATCTCATCAACAAAAATGATGAGGTGGAAAAGGTTGACGCAGTGGGGAATGTACGATTGGCATCAAAGGGCGCTATTGCGAAAAGCGACAAGGCAGTGTATCATTTTAAAGACGAAAAAGTCGTGATGACAGGCGCTCCACAGGTTACGAAAGATAAAATTGATATGGGTGGAGAATCAATAATCTATAACGTGAATGCAGAAAAATTTTCAGTGAACAAACCGAAAATGAGGATAGATAGACGATGA
- a CDS encoding adenosine-specific kinase, whose amino-acid sequence MEIKTIKIDIPEDLNVVIGQSHFVKTAEDMYEILVGSSPQLKFGIAFSEASGPCLVRYEGNDEALIKRACETSLALSCGHTFVIFLKDGFPINVLNAIKACHEVCHVFCATANPLEVIVAVGDEGGGILGVIDGARPKGVEKEEDKKARKELLRKFRYKL is encoded by the coding sequence ATGGAGATAAAAACGATAAAGATCGACATCCCTGAAGACCTGAACGTCGTGATAGGGCAGTCACATTTCGTAAAGACCGCCGAAGATATGTACGAGATCCTTGTGGGATCTTCGCCACAATTGAAGTTCGGAATTGCATTCTCGGAAGCAAGCGGTCCCTGTCTGGTAAGATACGAAGGGAACGATGAGGCCCTTATAAAGCGCGCCTGCGAGACTTCGCTGGCCCTATCCTGCGGCCACACCTTCGTCATCTTTCTGAAAGACGGCTTCCCCATAAACGTATTGAATGCCATTAAGGCATGCCATGAGGTCTGTCACGTATTCTGCGCCACTGCGAATCCCCTTGAAGTGATCGTCGCCGTAGGGGACGAGGGAGGCGGCATCCTAGGAGTGATTGACGGAGCACGGCCGAAAGGCGTGGAAAAAGAGGAAGATAAGAAGGCAAGGAAGGAACTCCTGCGCAAATTTAGATATAAGCTGTGA
- the rpoN gene encoding RNA polymerase factor sigma-54, with translation MLGLRQTQRLSPILTQQLQQAIKLLQLSQLELMEAIELEINENPVLEIKEEEPEESIQEQTEEEPIEEKEDMTEWLELYTASEEISSEYANFEERNYPDYENMVSKTSNLRDYLRWQIGLSDVTQEERIVAEWILENIDDNGYLAYPISEIASASGFSVEGLEKILLKIQKLDPPGVGAQNLRECLLIQCRMESEKDPLLENFLINYFDLVEKGNIKDIVKKTGFPVDLVKSLIEKIKNYDPKPGRNFGDDHVFYMIPDVYVAKQEGEFDVFLNEEDIPELHVNSHYIELYANKSTNGEDRKYIKQKVKQAEWFIKSLQQRQRTLYLVAKSIVSFQTGFFEKGLKALKPLILKDVAQDIGMHESTVSRITTNKYISTPHGIYEMKFFFPTGIGKEEGNELSTNVVMDIIAEVIKDENKAKPFTDDEIVSVLKKSHNIKIARRTAAKYREELRIPSSRNRKSQ, from the coding sequence ATGTTGGGGCTTAGACAGACTCAGAGGCTTTCACCTATACTCACGCAGCAGCTTCAGCAGGCCATAAAGCTCCTGCAGTTATCTCAGTTGGAGTTAATGGAAGCGATAGAACTTGAGATAAATGAAAACCCTGTCCTCGAAATAAAAGAAGAAGAACCGGAGGAATCAATCCAGGAGCAGACTGAAGAAGAACCGATTGAAGAAAAAGAGGACATGACCGAGTGGCTTGAACTATATACGGCTTCCGAAGAGATATCCTCCGAATATGCAAACTTTGAGGAAAGAAATTATCCTGATTACGAAAACATGGTAAGCAAGACATCCAACCTCAGGGATTACCTGAGGTGGCAGATAGGCCTCTCCGATGTCACCCAAGAAGAACGGATCGTTGCTGAATGGATACTAGAGAACATAGATGACAATGGATATCTTGCATATCCCATCTCCGAGATAGCAAGCGCCTCTGGATTTTCAGTCGAGGGGTTGGAGAAAATCCTACTTAAAATCCAGAAACTCGATCCACCAGGTGTCGGAGCACAGAATCTCAGAGAATGTCTATTGATTCAGTGCAGAATGGAATCAGAAAAAGATCCGCTTCTTGAAAATTTTCTCATCAATTACTTTGATTTGGTCGAAAAAGGCAATATCAAAGATATTGTCAAAAAGACAGGGTTCCCCGTGGATCTCGTAAAGTCGCTCATAGAAAAAATCAAGAACTATGATCCGAAGCCCGGAAGAAACTTCGGGGATGACCATGTCTTTTATATGATACCCGACGTTTACGTGGCAAAACAAGAGGGTGAATTTGATGTTTTCTTAAATGAGGAAGACATACCCGAACTCCATGTGAACAGCCATTACATAGAGCTCTACGCGAATAAAAGTACGAATGGCGAGGACAGGAAGTACATAAAGCAGAAAGTCAAACAGGCGGAATGGTTCATCAAAAGCCTCCAGCAGCGTCAGCGGACGCTCTACCTTGTGGCAAAAAGCATAGTCTCTTTCCAGACCGGATTCTTCGAAAAAGGCCTGAAGGCACTCAAGCCGTTAATTCTCAAAGACGTGGCACAAGACATAGGCATGCACGAGTCGACGGTAAGCAGAATCACTACAAATAAGTATATTAGTACTCCCCACGGCATCTATGAGATGAAATTTTTCTTTCCCACGGGTATCGGAAAGGAAGAAGGAAATGAGCTTTCCACCAACGTCGTCATGGATATCATCGCCGAGGTCATAAAAGACGAGAACAAGGCAAAGCCTTTCACCGATGATGAGATTGTCTCCGTCCTGAAGAAATCCCACAACATAAAGATTGCCCGGAGAACTGCGGCCAAGTACAGAGAAGAGCTTCGCATCCCCTCGTCCAGAAACCGTAAATCGCAGTGA
- a CDS encoding homoserine dehydrogenase, translating into MIGVGIIGLGTVGIGTYKILREHKSLIKQRTGIDIEVVRIADIDIGRDRGIPLEKDLLTRDAREVIQDDRVDMVVELMGGLDPAHNYITEALNRKKWVVTANKALLAERGAEIFSIAKKEGCEVGFEASVCGGIPVIGAIRNSLVGNRLSRILGILNGTCNYILTQMTDEGISFGEALKQAQDSGFAEKDPTLDIEGIDAAHKLCILIRLAFHYPVAMEDITTAGISKIEPIDIQFAREFGYRIKLLGTGREENGLIEARVGPAMIPLAHPMSNVGGVFNAAYVIGDKVGPTLYYGRGAGSDPTGSAVVSDIVDMAQRLKAGTPRLVMPLCAGDRRMRTSEESSFPCYMRFTVEDRPGVLSRISGILAESDISISSVIQKEGKKESGHVSLVILTHEAVEKNLKKARAEIDMLPFIKGESIHIGIEEGNS; encoded by the coding sequence ATGATCGGGGTCGGAATTATAGGCTTAGGTACCGTAGGTATTGGTACATATAAGATACTGAGAGAGCACAAATCCCTCATAAAACAAAGGACCGGAATTGATATTGAGGTGGTGAGGATTGCTGATATCGACATCGGGAGAGACAGGGGCATCCCTTTAGAGAAAGACCTTCTCACCCGTGACGCCAGGGAAGTAATCCAAGATGACCGTGTGGACATGGTCGTTGAACTTATGGGCGGGCTTGATCCTGCTCATAATTACATTACCGAGGCGCTGAACAGAAAGAAATGGGTAGTTACAGCCAATAAAGCTCTTCTCGCGGAGAGAGGCGCCGAGATTTTCAGCATCGCGAAAAAAGAGGGTTGCGAAGTCGGCTTCGAAGCTTCGGTCTGTGGTGGTATACCGGTTATAGGGGCCATCCGAAACAGTCTTGTGGGGAACAGACTGAGTCGTATTCTAGGAATACTGAACGGCACCTGCAATTATATCCTCACCCAAATGACCGATGAGGGAATATCCTTCGGAGAAGCTCTGAAACAGGCACAGGACAGCGGCTTTGCGGAGAAAGACCCAACCCTTGATATTGAGGGCATTGACGCGGCCCACAAATTATGTATCCTGATCCGCCTGGCGTTTCATTACCCCGTGGCCATGGAGGACATCACGACAGCTGGGATCTCGAAAATAGAGCCCATAGACATACAATTTGCGAGGGAATTCGGCTACAGAATAAAGCTCCTGGGAACCGGAAGAGAAGAAAACGGATTAATTGAGGCGCGGGTGGGGCCAGCAATGATCCCCTTGGCTCATCCCATGAGCAACGTAGGGGGCGTTTTTAATGCGGCCTATGTGATCGGCGATAAAGTCGGCCCTACCCTCTATTATGGACGGGGAGCAGGCAGTGATCCCACCGGCAGCGCTGTGGTAAGCGACATAGTAGATATGGCCCAGAGGCTCAAAGCTGGGACCCCGAGACTGGTAATGCCCCTTTGCGCCGGCGACAGACGCATGAGGACAAGCGAAGAATCGTCCTTTCCATGCTATATGAGATTTACCGTGGAAGACAGGCCAGGGGTGCTTTCCCGGATTTCCGGTATATTGGCAGAGTCCGATATCAGCATTTCCTCCGTTATTCAGAAAGAAGGGAAGAAGGAATCCGGCCATGTGTCTCTCGTTATTCTCACCCATGAGGCGGTCGAGAAAAATCTGAAGAAAGCCAGAGCTGAGATTGACATGCTTCCTTTTATAAAAGGGGAGAGCATACATATAGGGATTGAGGAAGGGAACTCATGA
- a CDS encoding radical SAM protein, with protein sequence MVGNEILIAHCGPHFGEEPPISGSRGSGNIFFSSCNLKCIYCQNYQISHQRTGNRYDIEGLVDIFFSLESQGVHNINLVSPTPYIPFIATAIREAKEKGIMIPFLYNTNAYENVEALELLKGLIDIYVPDFKYASHRIGKLLSDAQEYPAWAKKAIFEMKAQVGNLAINGGIASKGLLIRHLVLPNSLSGSREVVAWIKDKLGPDTYLSLMAQFLPLHEASIYPMLGRIITKDEYNPILELLSEHGFENVFVQELESAPLYVPDFLKEEPFQTEGTGQGARRVATTLIAF encoded by the coding sequence ATGGTCGGGAATGAGATCCTCATTGCCCATTGCGGTCCCCACTTCGGCGAGGAACCTCCCATATCCGGTTCCAGAGGGTCAGGGAACATCTTCTTCTCTTCGTGCAATCTGAAGTGCATCTACTGCCAGAACTATCAGATCAGCCACCAGCGCACAGGAAATCGCTACGACATAGAAGGTCTCGTCGACATATTTTTCTCACTCGAAAGTCAGGGAGTCCACAATATAAATCTGGTGAGTCCCACGCCGTATATACCATTTATTGCCACCGCTATTAGAGAGGCGAAAGAGAAGGGCATCATGATACCTTTCCTTTACAACACGAACGCCTATGAGAATGTGGAGGCGCTTGAGCTCCTTAAGGGGCTTATAGATATCTATGTCCCTGATTTCAAGTACGCAAGCCACCGGATAGGGAAGCTTCTGTCCGATGCGCAGGAGTATCCCGCCTGGGCAAAGAAAGCTATCTTCGAAATGAAGGCGCAGGTGGGGAATCTAGCAATAAATGGCGGAATAGCATCAAAAGGTCTCCTCATCCGGCACCTTGTACTCCCCAACAGTCTCTCCGGTTCCAGGGAGGTAGTAGCGTGGATAAAAGACAAACTCGGCCCGGATACATATCTCAGTCTCATGGCGCAGTTCCTTCCACTCCACGAAGCCTCTATCTACCCCATGCTTGGCCGGATTATAACGAAGGATGAGTATAATCCCATTCTCGAACTCTTGAGTGAACACGGCTTCGAGAATGTTTTTGTACAGGAACTGGAGAGTGCGCCTCTCTACGTGCCCGATTTCCTGAAGGAAGAGCCTTTCCAGACTGAAGGCACGGGGCAAGGCGCGAGGCGAGTCGCCACAACGCTAATAGCATTTTAG
- a CDS encoding KpsF/GutQ family sugar-phosphate isomerase, giving the protein MTTPLDTGKEVLRKEAKAILQVMEALDETFDRAVDAIHACRGRVVVLGVGKSGLICKKIASTLSSVGTPAVFLHPGDSLHGDLGMLQREDVLLIVSNSGETEEVVKILPWIKRMDLETIVVTGNANSTIANCANIILNVKVDEACPYNVVPTSSTTAALALGDAVAVALMQKNEFKLEDFASLHPGGSLGKKLLLKVGDLMHTGEAVPRVHQDSLMKDVILEITSKRLGVAGVVNGNGDLVGVITDGDLRRAIERYDNLLSKKANDVMTGKPKGIKEDALAAYALKKMEEFSITSLFVVEKDRERKPIGIIHIHDLLRVKIV; this is encoded by the coding sequence ATGACCACTCCTCTGGATACAGGAAAGGAAGTTTTAAGGAAAGAGGCGAAAGCGATACTCCAGGTAATGGAGGCTCTCGATGAGACGTTCGACAGAGCCGTAGATGCAATCCATGCGTGTAGAGGCCGAGTTGTGGTCCTCGGTGTGGGAAAATCGGGACTCATATGCAAAAAAATTGCTTCCACCCTTTCGAGCGTGGGTACGCCCGCGGTCTTTTTACACCCCGGCGATTCCCTCCACGGTGACCTGGGTATGCTCCAGAGGGAAGATGTGCTTCTCATCGTGAGCAATAGCGGCGAGACGGAGGAAGTGGTAAAGATCCTCCCTTGGATAAAGAGAATGGATCTTGAAACGATAGTGGTGACTGGAAACGCCAATTCAACAATCGCGAACTGTGCCAATATAATTCTGAACGTAAAGGTTGACGAGGCATGCCCGTACAATGTTGTGCCGACATCTAGCACCACCGCAGCACTGGCCCTAGGAGACGCAGTCGCAGTAGCATTGATGCAAAAGAATGAATTCAAGCTTGAAGATTTCGCCTCTCTCCACCCCGGCGGGTCATTAGGGAAAAAATTGCTTCTTAAGGTGGGAGATCTTATGCATACTGGGGAAGCTGTTCCTAGAGTACATCAGGACAGCCTCATGAAGGACGTGATTCTTGAGATTACCTCAAAGCGGCTCGGGGTTGCCGGCGTAGTAAACGGAAACGGCGATCTCGTGGGCGTCATTACGGATGGCGACCTGAGAAGAGCAATCGAGAGATATGACAACCTGCTCTCTAAAAAGGCGAATGATGTGATGACCGGCAAACCAAAAGGGATAAAAGAGGATGCCCTGGCTGCATATGCACTGAAAAAGATGGAGGAATTTTCTATCACATCTCTCTTCGTTGTCGAAAAAGACCGGGAGAGAAAACCCATCGGGATCATCCATATCCATGACCTCCTGAGGGTAAAAATAGTATAG
- the rpsU gene encoding 30S ribosomal protein S21 codes for MDIRVQGDNIEKAIKDLKRKLQMEGLFKEIKKRSFYEKPSEKVRRKQREAQKRRLKSLRSKRHA; via the coding sequence TTGGATATAAGGGTTCAGGGCGACAATATTGAAAAAGCAATCAAAGATTTAAAACGCAAGCTCCAGATGGAAGGGCTTTTCAAGGAGATAAAGAAGAGAAGTTTTTACGAAAAACCTTCCGAAAAAGTCCGGAGAAAACAGCGTGAAGCCCAGAAGAGAAGGCTGAAATCCCTGAGATCAAAAAGACATGCGTGA
- a CDS encoding cofactor-independent phosphoglycerate mutase, with translation MKYVVIIGDGMADFPITELQGKTPLMVARKPYMDMMAKGGVCGKVVTIPDGMLPGSDVAGMSIFGYNPSLYYTGRAPIEAVGMGIAMEDEDVAFRCNLVHLEERSGKVLMGDYGSGHISTEEAHLLVDLLNKEIGSDKFNFFPGVSYRHIMLWRKGSYNMDTTPPHDITAQEIVAYMPKGEGSEILTNMMERSRKILSASPVNKAREKSGKVSANSIWLWGQGKKSHLPSFKEKYGLTGATVAAVDLIKGISGLVGFEAPLVNGATGYLDTDYGAKARKALELLKNHDIVYIHVEAPDEASHNGNIKEKIKAVELIDQEIVGRIFEETGDGVKFLIVTDHATPISLKTHHACPVPFAIFNKKSKQPGCRFGYDERTGDKVLNGEELIAFFLKGRDL, from the coding sequence ATGAAGTATGTAGTAATCATCGGAGACGGCATGGCCGATTTCCCCATCACAGAACTCCAAGGGAAAACACCACTCATGGTCGCCAGAAAACCTTATATGGATATGATGGCCAAAGGCGGGGTGTGTGGGAAAGTGGTTACCATCCCGGACGGCATGCTTCCCGGAAGCGATGTGGCGGGCATGTCCATTTTCGGATACAACCCATCCCTGTACTACACGGGTCGTGCGCCAATAGAGGCCGTGGGCATGGGTATCGCCATGGAGGACGAGGATGTGGCGTTTCGCTGCAACCTTGTACACCTTGAAGAAAGGTCGGGTAAGGTTCTGATGGGAGATTACGGCAGTGGCCACATCAGCACCGAAGAGGCACACCTTCTTGTCGATTTGCTAAACAAAGAGATCGGCTCGGATAAATTCAACTTCTTCCCGGGCGTGAGTTATCGGCATATCATGTTGTGGCGGAAGGGGTCCTATAATATGGATACTACGCCTCCACACGATATTACAGCCCAGGAGATCGTTGCCTATATGCCTAAAGGCGAGGGATCAGAGATTTTAACGAACATGATGGAAAGGTCCAGAAAAATATTATCCGCAAGCCCGGTGAACAAGGCAAGAGAGAAATCGGGGAAGGTCTCCGCCAACAGTATATGGCTGTGGGGTCAGGGGAAAAAATCCCACCTCCCCTCGTTCAAGGAGAAATATGGCCTCACTGGAGCCACCGTGGCGGCGGTAGACCTGATAAAAGGTATCAGTGGACTCGTGGGGTTTGAAGCGCCACTTGTAAATGGCGCCACAGGGTATCTGGACACCGATTATGGGGCAAAAGCGAGAAAGGCGCTTGAACTACTCAAGAATCACGATATCGTGTATATCCATGTGGAAGCGCCTGATGAGGCTTCTCATAACGGAAACATTAAAGAGAAAATAAAGGCTGTCGAGTTGATAGATCAGGAGATAGTGGGCAGGATTTTTGAAGAGACAGGCGACGGAGTGAAGTTCCTCATCGTGACAGACCATGCTACACCCATTTCGCTGAAGACACACCACGCATGTCCAGTGCCTTTTGCGATTTTCAACAAGAAGAGCAAGCAACCGGGCTGTCGGTTCGGATACGATGAAAGGACAGGAGATAAGGTACTAAACGGGGAAGAATTGATTGCTTTTTTCCTGAAAGGGCGAGATCTATGA